The following proteins come from a genomic window of Flavobacterium crocinum:
- a CDS encoding DMP19 family protein, which produces MEFGKIIISETAANSENPQDVVNSNISVINLMREEKIDDDLIHEDALMSYYLDFYASKYTEGNFSKFVHDSGWNKELNELIEEGLALIGAEKHLELFKEQSRKLRLQSNIKLGKFLQAKFDTPNPLRDFLNNNAYFELDENLVELNAAFLKSHQDTEVLSVEEMFKTLEEFVGHEIKRD; this is translated from the coding sequence ATGGAATTCGGTAAAATCATTATTTCAGAAACAGCAGCCAATAGCGAAAATCCGCAAGACGTTGTAAATTCGAATATTTCGGTAATCAATTTAATGCGCGAAGAAAAAATAGACGATGATTTGATTCATGAAGATGCCTTGATGAGCTATTATTTAGATTTCTATGCTTCAAAATATACGGAAGGAAATTTTTCGAAATTCGTTCACGATTCCGGCTGGAATAAAGAATTAAACGAATTAATTGAAGAAGGTCTGGCTTTAATTGGCGCCGAAAAACATTTAGAACTTTTTAAAGAACAAAGCAGAAAATTGCGCTTACAAAGTAATATTAAACTTGGGAAATTTCTGCAAGCTAAGTTTGATACTCCAAACCCGCTTCGAGATTTTTTAAATAACAATGCTTATTTTGAACTGGATGAAAATCTGGTCGAACTGAATGCAGCGTTTTTAAAATCTCATCAGGATACCGAAGTACTTTCTGTTGAAGAAATGTTTAAAACACTGGAAGAATTTGTTGGTCATGAAATTAAAAGAGACTAA
- a CDS encoding patatin-like phospholipase family protein — MIFKRLSIGFVFVLFVNKGIAQNKINLFSEINYNSIPTVSLNEYKSVQDRDVRLQNPNIALGVGISGGGSRAQFFSLGVLLGLEEIKDENSNHNFLNEIDYFSTVSGGCYSAGYYLTILKNKLQYDNCTFNEFYFSKADAFKSEVNKSATLFSLLNNSRNEKGEKISRAQRLDLEVLQYDSTNPENQNKFKTQMQLSDFFIPKESKLNPQLPMMVANGTAYNNGERFPFMPHIIRALKINSSLAPNKAALSLDENQINNGYDFPLTYAITASSAFPGVLPKTKFGIKNQDKILCVIDGGASDNMGYETLIELLHNDTKVKDKNKKALFIDCLGQGKKSPYINDGKIRLLSLLETASLYTVQTRYMTFERDVENVLDRYKIPTSNYQVIGFTTLRHHLANLKKDQKYDDLVTELKNSDDEAATWLKMHDDFKAQLISKFGSESFKKDKNGEVILSSLDKEKFKDFGASELLMLYEYASHVETKLKITPEEKEMLLLSGRFAAYVKTDELKELLVENKGF; from the coding sequence ATGATATTTAAACGACTTTCTATAGGATTCGTTTTTGTGCTTTTTGTAAATAAAGGAATCGCTCAAAACAAAATAAATCTCTTTTCGGAAATCAATTACAATTCGATTCCTACGGTAAGCTTAAATGAGTATAAATCGGTTCAGGATCGTGATGTGCGATTGCAGAATCCGAATATCGCTTTGGGAGTTGGGATTTCGGGTGGCGGATCGAGAGCGCAGTTTTTTAGTTTGGGAGTCCTTTTAGGATTAGAAGAAATTAAGGATGAGAATTCGAATCATAATTTTCTAAATGAAATCGATTATTTCTCAACGGTTTCCGGAGGTTGTTACTCAGCTGGATATTATCTGACGATTCTGAAAAACAAATTACAATACGATAATTGCACTTTTAATGAATTTTACTTTTCTAAAGCAGATGCCTTTAAATCAGAGGTTAATAAATCGGCTACACTTTTTTCTCTTCTAAATAACAGCAGAAACGAAAAAGGAGAAAAAATCTCTAGGGCACAGCGTTTAGATCTGGAAGTCTTGCAATACGACAGTACCAATCCCGAAAATCAGAATAAGTTTAAAACACAAATGCAGTTGTCGGATTTTTTTATTCCTAAGGAAAGCAAATTAAACCCGCAATTGCCTATGATGGTGGCCAATGGAACGGCTTATAACAATGGTGAACGTTTTCCGTTTATGCCGCATATTATTCGTGCTTTAAAAATCAATTCGTCTTTAGCGCCCAATAAAGCGGCACTTTCGCTTGACGAAAATCAAATTAATAATGGTTACGATTTTCCGCTTACGTATGCCATTACGGCAAGTTCTGCTTTTCCGGGTGTTTTGCCGAAAACCAAATTCGGAATCAAAAATCAGGATAAAATACTGTGTGTGATCGATGGCGGTGCATCGGACAATATGGGGTACGAAACCTTGATCGAATTGCTTCACAACGATACAAAAGTGAAAGACAAAAACAAAAAAGCACTTTTTATTGATTGTTTGGGTCAGGGAAAAAAGTCGCCTTATATAAATGATGGTAAAATCAGATTGCTTTCGTTATTAGAAACGGCCTCTTTATACACCGTTCAAACACGTTACATGACTTTTGAAAGAGATGTAGAAAATGTTTTGGATCGTTATAAAATTCCAACTTCAAATTATCAGGTTATTGGGTTTACCACTTTGAGACATCATTTAGCAAATTTGAAAAAAGATCAGAAATACGACGATTTGGTAACAGAACTAAAAAACAGTGATGATGAAGCGGCAACATGGCTTAAAATGCATGATGATTTTAAAGCGCAACTGATTTCAAAATTTGGTTCGGAAAGTTTTAAAAAAGATAAAAATGGAGAAGTCATACTTTCCAGCTTAGATAAAGAAAAGTTTAAAGATTTTGGTGCCAGTGAACTTTTGATGTTATATGAATATGCTTCTCATGTAGAGACCAAACTAAAAATAACGCCCGAAGAAAAAGAAATGTTACTGCTTTCCGGACGTTTTGCGGCTTATGTAAAGACTGATGAACTGAAAGAGTTATTAGTAGAGAATAAAGGGTTTTAG
- a CDS encoding CDGSH iron-sulfur domain-containing protein has translation MSKTKLIINKNGSIKIEGDFEIMDPEGALYGLQGRSALGLCRCGLSNNKPFCDGGHRNNFEHDSVAFDLPPMKTN, from the coding sequence ATGAGCAAGACTAAATTAATCATCAATAAAAACGGATCTATTAAAATCGAAGGAGATTTTGAAATCATGGATCCGGAAGGAGCACTTTACGGTTTACAAGGAAGATCTGCACTAGGACTTTGCCGTTGCGGATTATCTAACAACAAACCATTCTGCGACGGAGGACACAGAAACAACTTCGAACATGATTCTGTTGCGTTTGATTTACCGCCAATGAAAACAAACTAA
- a CDS encoding family 43 glycosylhydrolase, whose amino-acid sequence MKKIYLAVLLLFTYYDYSQSQSEKNLKQNQYSNPIFAGDYPDPSLLRDGKDYYIVHSSFDYYPGLLIWHSTDLMNWEPVTNALHKYVGAVWAPDLIKYNNKYYIYFPANNTNFVVTADSINGPWSEPIDLKIGNIDPGHIADDKGNRFLYFSNGGYVMLSKDGLSVTSELKHIYDGWKIPREWSIECFCMEGPKLFKRGEYYYLTVAEGGTAGPATSHMVISARSKSPLGPWENSPHNPIVRTNSNSETWWSKGHSTIFEDANGKWWMIFHGYEKDYYNLGRQTLLQPVEWTKDGWYKIPDNIQTDKPIAKPQGKTLPEFSLSDNFGGLALKPQWKFYNGVESSRFKVANNTLTIEGKGDSVGNSSPLVIVPGGHSYMAEVEMEIEGDATGGLTLFYDNRYYSGILADQHNILANLRGWQFPTEKNTHNRKVFLRLKNIKNTVDMFYSLDGKDWKKIENSVEVSGYNHNVLSGFLGLRIGLCSIGKGNVKFRNFVYKAL is encoded by the coding sequence ATGAAAAAAATATATCTGGCTGTATTACTATTATTTACTTATTATGATTATTCACAATCACAATCAGAAAAGAATTTAAAGCAGAATCAATATTCCAATCCAATTTTTGCGGGAGATTATCCCGATCCGAGTTTATTGAGAGACGGAAAGGATTATTATATCGTTCATTCTTCCTTTGATTATTATCCCGGACTTTTAATCTGGCATTCTACCGATTTAATGAATTGGGAGCCAGTTACGAATGCGCTTCATAAATATGTTGGAGCCGTTTGGGCGCCCGATTTAATTAAGTACAACAACAAATACTATATTTATTTTCCTGCGAATAATACCAATTTCGTAGTAACTGCCGATTCTATCAACGGACCCTGGAGCGAGCCAATCGATTTGAAAATCGGAAATATTGATCCCGGACATATTGCAGATGATAAAGGAAACCGATTTTTATATTTCAGCAACGGAGGTTATGTGATGTTATCCAAAGACGGACTTTCAGTAACAAGTGAACTAAAACATATTTACGACGGTTGGAAAATTCCGCGCGAGTGGAGCATCGAATGTTTTTGTATGGAAGGGCCAAAATTGTTTAAACGAGGCGAATATTATTATTTAACCGTTGCCGAAGGCGGAACAGCTGGACCCGCAACAAGTCATATGGTCATTTCGGCAAGATCTAAATCGCCACTTGGTCCTTGGGAAAATTCGCCTCATAATCCGATTGTGCGTACAAACAGCAATTCTGAAACTTGGTGGTCAAAAGGGCACAGCACTATTTTTGAAGATGCCAACGGAAAATGGTGGATGATTTTTCACGGTTACGAAAAAGACTATTACAACCTAGGACGCCAAACTTTATTGCAACCGGTCGAATGGACAAAAGACGGTTGGTATAAAATTCCTGATAATATTCAAACTGATAAGCCTATTGCAAAACCTCAAGGAAAAACACTTCCTGAATTTTCATTGAGTGATAATTTTGGAGGTTTGGCTTTAAAGCCACAATGGAAATTTTATAATGGAGTTGAAAGTTCAAGATTTAAAGTAGCCAATAATACTCTGACTATTGAAGGAAAAGGAGATAGTGTTGGAAATAGTTCTCCGCTGGTAATTGTTCCAGGTGGACATTCTTATATGGCTGAAGTCGAAATGGAAATTGAAGGCGATGCTACTGGCGGATTAACGCTTTTTTACGATAATAGATATTATTCAGGAATATTGGCTGATCAGCATAATATTCTGGCCAATTTGAGAGGCTGGCAGTTTCCGACAGAGAAAAATACACATAATAGAAAAGTTTTTCTTCGCTTAAAAAATATCAAAAACACAGTTGATATGTTTTACAGCCTTGATGGAAAAGACTGGAAAAAGATTGAAAACTCTGTAGAAGTTTCGGGATACAATCATAATGTATTAAGCGGATTTTTGGGATTAAGAATTGGTCTTTGCTCTATTGGAAAGGGAAATGTAAAGTTTAGAAATTTTGTTTACAAGGCACTGTAG
- the metG gene encoding methionine--tRNA ligase, translated as MIQDPKRYTITAALPYTNGPIHIGHLAGVYVPADIYSRYLRLQGKDVAFICGSDEHGVAISMKAKKEGITPQEVIDKYDGIIRKSFADFGISFNNYSRTSAKIHHDTASEFFRTLYDKGDFIEEVTEQLYDAKANQFLADRFVVGTCPKCGNDGAYGDQCENCGSTLNATDLINPKSTITGETPVLKSTKHWFLPLDRYDAFLREWILEGHKNDWKTNVYGQVKSWIDAGLEPRAVTRDLDWGIDVPVEGAEGKKLYVWFDAPIGYISSTKEWAAREGKDWEPYWKDQDTKLVHFIGKDNIVFHCIIFPAMLKAEGSYILPDNVPANEFLNLEGNKLSTSKNWAVWLHEYLEEFPDKQDVLRYALTSNAPETKDNDFTWKDFQARNNNELVAVFGNFINRVVVLTNKYYDGVIPAPNEFTEVDEQTLAELKAYPAVISSSVERYRFREALGELMNVARLGNKYLADEEPWKVMKDNPERVKTQMYVALQIAAALSVLAEPFLPFTAAKLSKILNLGDLKEHFAGFSKFLKEKNRDAKDIFLDKTLGWNDISETSDLLPAGHKIGEAELLFAKIEDEEIQKQIDKLEATKTANLAENKQAEPQKDLIQFEDFAKMDIRIGTILEAEKMPKANKLLVLKVDTGIDVRTIVSGIAESFSPEEIIGKRVSVLANLAPRALRGVESQGMILMTTNAEGKLVFVNPDADAPNGATVN; from the coding sequence ATGATACAAGATCCAAAGAGATATACGATCACAGCGGCATTACCTTACACCAACGGGCCTATTCATATTGGGCATTTGGCTGGGGTTTACGTGCCTGCAGATATATATTCCAGATACTTAAGATTGCAGGGGAAAGATGTTGCATTTATTTGCGGAAGCGATGAACACGGCGTTGCAATTTCTATGAAAGCCAAAAAAGAAGGAATCACACCGCAGGAAGTTATTGATAAATATGATGGAATCATCCGTAAATCGTTTGCTGATTTCGGAATTTCATTCAACAATTACTCCAGAACTTCGGCGAAAATTCATCATGATACGGCTTCGGAATTCTTTAGGACTTTGTATGATAAAGGCGATTTTATTGAAGAAGTTACAGAACAATTGTACGATGCAAAAGCCAATCAGTTTTTAGCAGACCGTTTTGTGGTTGGAACTTGCCCAAAATGTGGCAATGACGGCGCTTACGGCGATCAATGTGAAAACTGCGGCTCTACTTTGAACGCAACCGATTTGATTAACCCAAAATCGACAATTACTGGCGAAACTCCCGTTTTAAAATCAACGAAACACTGGTTTTTACCTTTGGATCGTTACGATGCTTTTTTACGCGAATGGATTTTAGAAGGTCATAAAAACGATTGGAAAACCAACGTTTACGGTCAAGTAAAATCTTGGATCGACGCAGGATTAGAGCCTCGTGCCGTAACACGTGACCTGGATTGGGGAATTGATGTTCCTGTTGAAGGTGCCGAAGGCAAAAAATTGTACGTTTGGTTTGATGCACCAATTGGATATATTTCTTCTACAAAAGAATGGGCAGCGCGCGAAGGAAAAGACTGGGAACCGTACTGGAAAGATCAGGATACAAAACTGGTTCACTTTATCGGAAAAGACAATATTGTTTTCCACTGTATCATTTTCCCGGCAATGCTAAAAGCAGAAGGAAGCTATATTTTACCAGACAACGTTCCGGCAAACGAGTTTTTGAATTTGGAAGGAAACAAACTTTCGACTTCTAAAAACTGGGCGGTTTGGTTACACGAATATTTAGAAGAGTTTCCAGATAAACAGGATGTTTTACGTTATGCTTTGACATCAAACGCTCCTGAAACAAAAGATAACGATTTTACGTGGAAAGATTTCCAGGCTAGAAATAACAACGAATTGGTTGCCGTTTTTGGAAACTTCATTAATCGTGTTGTGGTTTTAACCAATAAATATTACGATGGAGTTATTCCAGCGCCAAACGAATTTACAGAAGTTGACGAACAAACTTTAGCCGAATTAAAAGCGTATCCAGCTGTGATTTCAAGTTCGGTTGAGCGTTACAGATTCCGTGAAGCTTTGGGCGAATTGATGAATGTGGCTCGTTTAGGAAACAAATATCTGGCAGACGAAGAGCCTTGGAAAGTAATGAAAGACAATCCGGAGCGTGTAAAAACTCAAATGTATGTGGCGTTACAAATCGCTGCTGCGTTGAGCGTTTTGGCTGAGCCGTTTTTACCTTTCACTGCTGCGAAACTTTCTAAAATATTGAATTTAGGAGATCTTAAAGAGCATTTTGCAGGTTTCAGCAAATTCCTGAAAGAGAAAAATCGTGATGCAAAAGATATTTTCCTTGATAAAACTTTAGGTTGGAATGATATTTCTGAAACTTCAGACTTACTTCCTGCTGGACATAAAATTGGCGAAGCAGAATTGCTTTTCGCTAAAATTGAAGACGAAGAAATACAAAAACAAATAGATAAATTGGAAGCAACAAAAACAGCTAATCTTGCCGAAAATAAACAAGCAGAACCTCAGAAAGATTTAATTCAGTTTGAAGATTTTGCGAAAATGGATATCCGTATCGGAACTATTTTGGAAGCTGAAAAAATGCCAAAAGCAAACAAACTTTTAGTGCTAAAAGTAGATACAGGAATTGATGTTCGTACGATTGTTTCTGGAATTGCTGAAAGTTTTTCGCCAGAAGAAATTATTGGAAAACGTGTTTCTGTATTAGCAAACTTAGCGCCAAGAGCTTTACGTGGTGTTGAAAGCCAAGGAATGATCTTAATGACAACAAATGCAGAAGGAAAACTGGTTTTCGTAAATCCGGATGCTGATGCGCCGAATGGTGCTACGGTAAACTAA
- a CDS encoding NfeD family protein, translating to MELLDSLPTLLKSFWYIAIPTSLIFLIQTVITFSGLDVADGFDTDFDAHLHDGGDFQLFSLRNLINFLLGFSWTGISFYSTLGEKPVFLIVTSFVVGVLFVLLFFFVIKQVQKLAEDNSFKITNTLNKTAEVYLTIPEKKSGKGKIMISVNGAFHELEAMTENDRIPSGSAVKVVKIENNNLLIVETI from the coding sequence ATGGAGCTATTAGACAGTTTACCTACGTTGCTTAAATCTTTTTGGTACATCGCGATTCCAACAAGTTTAATTTTTCTTATTCAAACCGTTATTACCTTTTCGGGTCTGGATGTCGCAGACGGTTTTGATACCGATTTTGATGCTCACTTACATGACGGAGGCGATTTTCAGCTTTTTTCCTTAAGAAATTTGATTAACTTTTTGTTAGGTTTTAGCTGGACTGGAATTTCTTTTTATTCGACTCTTGGCGAAAAGCCGGTTTTTCTTATTGTTACTTCCTTTGTTGTTGGGGTTTTATTCGTGCTTTTGTTTTTCTTCGTGATCAAACAGGTACAAAAACTAGCCGAAGACAATTCTTTTAAAATTACCAATACGCTAAATAAAACCGCAGAAGTTTATCTGACTATTCCCGAAAAGAAAAGCGGAAAAGGTAAAATCATGATAAGCGTAAACGGTGCCTTTCATGAACTGGAAGCCATGACAGAAAACGACCGAATTCCATCAGGAAGTGCTGTAAAAGTTGTTAAAATAGAAAACAACAACCTCTTAATCGTAGAAACCATATAA
- a CDS encoding flotillin family protein gives MNPIILIAVAAIVLFVTISALISRYKRCPSDKILVIYGRTGGTSARCVHGGGAFIWPVIQDYSFLDLKPLSIEANLTNALSRQNIRVDVPCRFTIAISTESDSMNTAAERLLGLSSEQVQELAKDILFGQLRLVIATMTIEEINSDRDKFLDNISKNVDSELKKIGLKLINVNVTDIRDESGYIEALGKEAAAKAINEAKISVAEQEKIGETGKALADREKDTQIAETHRDRDVKIAITQKDREISIATAAKDETIGKAEAERDTRVKTSEANAIAIQGENEAKIAIANSEAIRREKEAESLRIAIAAEKVQQAKALEESYLAEQKAELARSERERSTQIANIVVPAEIAKQRAIIEAQAAAETIRENAKGEADAIFAKMEAEAKGLFEILTKQAEGYKDVVAAAGGDPSKAFQLLLLEKLPELVKTQVEAVKNIKIDKITVWDSGNGQGENGSTANFVSGMMKTVPPLNDLFNMAGLNLPSYLKGEDPTTPEVPPTIEVEETKE, from the coding sequence ATGAACCCAATTATTTTGATTGCAGTTGCGGCAATCGTTCTATTCGTAACCATTTCAGCATTAATCTCGAGGTACAAGCGCTGTCCTTCGGATAAAATTTTAGTAATCTACGGACGCACCGGCGGAACTTCAGCACGTTGTGTACACGGCGGAGGTGCTTTTATCTGGCCCGTAATTCAGGATTATTCTTTTCTGGATTTAAAACCGCTTTCTATCGAAGCCAATCTGACAAATGCATTAAGCCGTCAGAACATTAGAGTCGATGTTCCTTGTCGATTCACCATTGCCATTTCTACAGAATCTGACAGCATGAATACAGCTGCTGAAAGATTATTGGGTTTATCATCAGAACAAGTTCAAGAGCTTGCAAAAGATATTTTATTTGGTCAGTTGCGTTTGGTTATCGCAACGATGACTATTGAAGAAATTAACTCTGACCGTGATAAATTCTTAGACAATATTTCTAAAAACGTTGACAGTGAATTAAAGAAAATCGGTCTTAAACTGATCAACGTAAACGTTACGGATATTCGTGACGAATCTGGTTATATCGAAGCTTTAGGAAAAGAAGCTGCTGCAAAAGCAATCAACGAAGCTAAAATTAGCGTGGCAGAACAAGAAAAAATCGGGGAAACCGGTAAAGCTCTTGCTGACAGAGAAAAAGACACTCAAATTGCAGAAACGCACAGAGATCGTGACGTAAAAATTGCCATTACTCAAAAAGACCGTGAAATTAGTATTGCAACAGCTGCTAAAGACGAAACTATTGGTAAAGCTGAAGCTGAAAGAGATACAAGGGTAAAAACTTCTGAGGCTAACGCAATTGCGATTCAGGGAGAAAACGAAGCTAAGATTGCTATTGCGAATTCCGAAGCTATTCGTAGAGAAAAAGAAGCAGAATCTTTGCGTATCGCAATTGCTGCAGAAAAAGTACAACAGGCAAAAGCATTGGAAGAATCGTATCTTGCAGAGCAAAAAGCCGAGTTGGCGCGTTCTGAAAGAGAACGTTCTACACAAATTGCGAACATTGTAGTTCCTGCCGAAATCGCTAAACAAAGAGCCATTATCGAAGCACAAGCTGCTGCTGAAACGATCAGAGAAAATGCAAAAGGAGAAGCCGATGCAATCTTTGCAAAAATGGAAGCAGAAGCAAAAGGTTTATTCGAAATATTAACAAAACAAGCCGAAGGTTACAAAGATGTTGTGGCTGCTGCAGGTGGAGATCCAAGCAAAGCATTCCAGCTTTTATTATTGGAGAAACTTCCTGAACTGGTTAAAACTCAGGTTGAAGCTGTTAAGAATATCAAGATTGACAAAATCACAGTTTGGGATTCCGGAAATGGTCAGGGCGAAAATGGTTCTACAGCCAATTTTGTTTCCGGAATGATGAAAACGGTTCCGCCATTGAATGATTTATTCAACATGGCGGGATTAAATTTACCAAGTTATTTAAAAGGTGAAGATCCAACTACGCCGGAAGTTCCTCCAACTATTGAAGTTGAAGAAACGAAAGAGTAA
- a CDS encoding DMT family transporter: protein MKLTKPRLALICGILCISIFPILVKLRLTPGLISAFYRMFFAVILLLPYVIFSGNFKLPNLKFTLLAMLCGVLFSSDVAVWNIAIQDSSATQASLLTNLSPVWVGVGSFLFLKSKPATNFWIGTLVALFGMVTLVGFEFFIDLNFDQAFLFAVLSGILYSIYLLVSKNVLSEVDVLSFMTISLTASSIYLGILCYSLDEPFTGFSNAGWFVLVLQAVICQLCAWLSISYATQHMRATRVSLSLLSQAVITSILAWLFLEEKITLQMVFGGIVLLFGIRITFYDKTISLKRLFSK, encoded by the coding sequence ATGAAACTCACTAAACCAAGATTAGCCTTAATCTGCGGTATCCTTTGCATTTCGATTTTTCCAATATTGGTAAAATTACGTTTAACACCAGGATTGATTTCGGCATTTTACCGAATGTTTTTTGCTGTAATTCTGTTATTACCTTATGTTATTTTCAGTGGAAACTTTAAACTTCCAAATCTAAAATTTACACTTTTGGCAATGCTTTGCGGGGTTTTGTTTTCTTCAGATGTTGCGGTTTGGAATATTGCTATTCAGGATTCGAGTGCGACTCAGGCTTCTTTACTGACAAACTTATCTCCTGTCTGGGTTGGAGTCGGTTCGTTTTTGTTTTTAAAATCAAAACCTGCAACGAATTTTTGGATTGGAACTTTGGTAGCTTTATTTGGAATGGTCACTTTAGTTGGTTTCGAGTTTTTCATTGATTTGAATTTTGATCAGGCGTTCCTATTCGCAGTTTTATCCGGAATTCTATATTCGATTTATCTTTTGGTCAGTAAAAATGTTCTTTCAGAAGTAGATGTTCTTTCGTTTATGACGATTAGTTTAACGGCTTCCAGCATTTATTTGGGTATTTTATGTTATTCGCTAGACGAACCTTTTACAGGATTTTCAAATGCAGGCTGGTTTGTTTTGGTTTTACAAGCTGTAATCTGTCAATTGTGCGCTTGGCTTTCGATTAGTTACGCTACACAGCACATGCGAGCAACCAGAGTTTCGTTGAGTTTATTAAGTCAGGCGGTAATTACTTCCATTTTGGCTTGGTTGTTTTTGGAAGAAAAAATAACTTTACAGATGGTTTTCGGTGGCATCGTTTTGCTTTTCGGAATCCGAATTACTTTTTACGATAAAACAATTTCTTTGAAAAGGCTTTTTTCTAAATAA
- a CDS encoding HAD family hydrolase, giving the protein MLHKTKIPNLKVIAFDADDTLFVNEPYFQETEHKFCALMEDYLSHQGISQELFKIEIANLPLYGYGIKGYILSMIEAAMNISNNTIPVEVIEKIIQYGKELLEKPIELLDGIEETLQALHGKYKLVVATKGDLKDQHSKLHRSGLGHYFHHIEVMSDKQEIDYQKLLGRLDIQAHEFLMIGNSLKSDVLPVLGIGGYAVHIPFHTTWEHEKINHTIEHEHFSSFETIAEVVPNLL; this is encoded by the coding sequence ATGTTACATAAAACTAAAATACCAAACCTAAAAGTAATCGCATTTGATGCCGATGATACTTTATTTGTAAACGAACCTTATTTTCAGGAAACCGAACATAAATTTTGTGCTTTGATGGAAGATTATCTTTCGCATCAGGGCATTTCGCAGGAGCTGTTCAAAATTGAAATTGCCAATCTTCCTTTGTACGGTTACGGAATCAAAGGTTACATTCTTTCGATGATCGAAGCAGCAATGAATATTTCCAACAATACCATTCCTGTTGAAGTCATTGAAAAAATCATTCAGTATGGAAAAGAATTGCTGGAAAAACCAATTGAACTTTTGGACGGAATTGAAGAAACACTACAAGCCCTTCACGGAAAATACAAATTGGTCGTAGCAACAAAAGGCGATTTAAAAGACCAGCACAGCAAACTGCACCGCTCTGGTTTGGGGCATTATTTTCATCATATTGAAGTCATGTCTGATAAACAGGAAATTGATTATCAAAAACTATTAGGCCGTTTAGACATTCAGGCGCATGAGTTTTTGATGATTGGTAATTCATTAAAATCAGATGTATTGCCCGTTCTAGGAATTGGCGGATATGCCGTTCATATTCCGTTTCATACTACCTGGGAGCACGAAAAAATTAATCATACCATAGAACACGAGCATTTTAGTTCATTTGAAACTATTGCTGAAGTGGTTCCGAATTTATTATAA
- a CDS encoding chloramphenicol acetyltransferase — protein sequence MKTLLDLENWNRKEHFAHFKQMEEPFFGATVEIDCTKAYQTAKSLKTSFFIFYLHKTLVAVNTIENFKYRISENQIYINDRVDASATIGREDGTFGFSLIEYNPDFKIFEKTALAEIERIQNTTGLFTREFNDDNLIHFSAIPWLNFTSLTHARSFTYPDSCPKVSFGKMMVSETGKRTMSMAVFVHHGLMDGMHLGQFADLFQELMNQ from the coding sequence ATGAAAACACTTTTAGACTTAGAAAACTGGAATAGAAAAGAGCATTTTGCTCATTTTAAACAAATGGAAGAACCTTTCTTTGGTGCAACCGTAGAAATCGATTGTACGAAAGCCTATCAGACTGCCAAAAGTTTAAAGACTTCTTTTTTCATTTTCTACCTGCATAAAACCTTAGTTGCGGTAAATACAATTGAGAATTTTAAATATCGTATTTCAGAAAATCAGATTTACATTAATGATCGTGTTGATGCTTCGGCAACAATTGGTCGTGAAGATGGTACTTTCGGATTTTCACTAATTGAATATAACCCTGATTTTAAAATATTTGAAAAAACGGCATTGGCAGAAATCGAACGTATTCAGAACACAACAGGACTTTTTACAAGAGAATTTAATGATGATAATTTGATTCATTTTTCGGCAATTCCGTGGTTGAATTTTACTTCGCTTACACATGCGCGAAGTTTTACTTATCCTGACAGCTGTCCTAAGGTATCGTTTGGAAAAATGATGGTTTCGGAAACCGGAAAAAGAACTATGTCAATGGCTGTTTTTGTACATCATGGTTTGATGGACGGAATGCATCTTGGGCAATTTGCCGATCTCTTTCAAGAGCTTATGAATCAATAA